The genomic interval TCAACACGCTGTACAAAGAATTTGCTCGCGCTCTTCACTTGATAAACCCCAAGGCGTTCAGCGTCGAGAACGTGTCTGGCATGGGGCGGCGCAACTATGCGCACCTTCTGCAAGATCAACTTAAGGTCGTCGCTGAGGCGGGGTATCGCGTCAAGCATCAGGTACTCAATGCGGCCGAGCACGGCGTAGCTCAAGAAAGGCGCCGCATCTTCATCGTGGGCTTACGTTCTGATCTTGGGCTCGATTACACGTTCCCCTCACCAACGCACGGCGCGTCGAGCGGTTCCTCCGTAGTAACCATCAAGGACGCGCTAGCTGGCATGCCCGAGTGGCCCGAGGGAGAGTTTTACG from Streptobacillus ratti carries:
- a CDS encoding DNA cytosine methyltransferase, whose translation is NTLYKEFARALHLINPKAFSVENVSGMGRRNYAHLLQDQLKVVAEAGYRVKHQVLNAAEHGVAQERRRIFIVGLRSDLGLDYTFPSPTHGASSGSSVVTIKDALAGMPEWPEGEFY